Genomic window (Blastocatellia bacterium):
AAGAGATGGGATATAAATAATTTTAGGAGGCTAAAAAGTTGGTAGAACTTTACACAGTTGCATTTCCACGCTTATTAAAAAGGATGTTCCAAGAGTATGAGAAAGAAGGAAAAATATTTGATTTACCAAAAAGTAAATTCTACTATCCAGACAGCAAACTAGATTTTAGCGTCTCATTGCATGATTTAATGGCTGGAACTCCCGTCGGGCCGGCAGCAGGCCCACAAAGCCAACTAGCTCAAAATATTGTACTTTCCTGGTTAGCAGGTTCACGAATTATTGAACTTAAAACCGTACAAATTAATGATGAATTAAAAATTCCTCGACCTTGTATTGATGCTACTAATGTTGGTTACAATGTTGAATGGTCACAAGAATTAAAACTTCCTGTCTCACTCCAAGAATATGTTGCAGGCTCAATGTTAATTGAGATTTTACGCCGAGCAAATATTATTGATGGCACATCAGGCGCGGCAGGTGAAACTATTTATGATATGAGCGTTGGCTATGATTTGGCTGGAATTAAATCTGAGCAAGTTTGTGCTTGGATGGAACAGATGCGTAATGCTAGCAAAATTATTGAACAACTCCGCGAGCAAATCCCAGCAGAATTTAGCGAATTTCGAGATATTGATTTTAATAGCCAAATTAGCAATTCCATTACACTTTCTACTTTTCATGGCTGTCCTGCTAATGAAATTGAAAAAATTGTTGAATTTTTACTTGACGAATTAAATGTTCATACAATTATAAAAATGAACCCTACACTACTTGGAAAAGAAGCAGTAGAGCATCTTTTACACGATGTAATGGGTTATCAAGAAATTAGTGTTACACAAGAGGCTTTTGATAAAGATTTACAGTTTGATCAAGCCTTAGAAATCTGTGATCGATTAGGAAAAATAGCTGCAAGAAAAGGTAAAAAATTAGGTGCAAAATTTTCTAACACTCTAGTAGTACGTAATCATCGAAGTTTCTTTAGTGATAAAGAAATGTATTTATCTGGCGCACCTTTACATATAATTACATCAAATTTAGTTAAGAAATTTCGTGCTGAGGTGGGCCCAGATTTTCCAATTTCGTTTTCTGCTGGCATTGAGCAACATAATTTTCCTGATGCTGTTGCACAAGGTTTTGTTCCAGTCACAACTTGCACTGACTTACTACGTCCGGGCGGTTATGGTCGTTTGCCAGCCTATCTAAAACGCTTAGGTCAACAAATGCAAACTTTAGGCGTTGATAATATTGGCGATTATGTTATCAAAGCGGAAAATCATGGCTTAAAAGCTATTGAAACAGAAGTGTTAAATTTGTCTGAAAAATTAGGCGACTCTTGGCAACAATTTAGCAGCGAGCAACAAGACTTAATTAATAATTGGACAAAAAATTTATTTAAGTTAGCTGAAAATAAACTAACTGAAACTAGTGTAAATGGTTCTCTAAAACAGCTTTTTGCAGAGGAAGTTTCTGCTTTTACAACAAAGCTAGAATCTTCACAACCTACAATGGTATCTAGTTTATTGCCGCTAATGTCGGGACTTTATCAATCAATAGTAAGTCGTGCTGCTTGGCTTAACACGCAAACAATTGTCCCAAGACTTACAACAGATATTCGTTACACAAAGCAAAAAAATTCAGCTATACCTAAAAAAATAGGTTCTCAACTTTGGCTTTATGACTGCATTAATTGTGATAAATGTATTCCTGTTTGTCCAAATGACGCAAATTTTGTTTATGAATTAAAGCCTTTAGAAACTCAAGGCACGCTTTATCAAATTGATAGGGAAATTATTAGCTCTACAACTAGTCGGACGTTAAAAATCACAAAAACACATCAAATAGGAAATTTTGCAGACTTCTGCAATGAATGTGGAAACTGCGATGTTTTTTGCCCTGAAGACGGCGGGCCTTATATAGAAAAACCTCGCTTTTTTGGCTGGCTTGAAACTATGCGTCTGCATAGTAAACATGATGGTTGTTATTTTGAACGTGATGAAAAAGAAGATAAAGTTTATGGGCGTTTTGCTGGTCAAGATTATTTGCTAACTGTAGCACGAGCAGAAAATAAAGCTAATTTTACTAATGGAAAATTAGCTCTGGTATTTGATAAAGAAACAGGTAATTGTGAGAAAGTGGAAAAGCTCGCTGATGCTCAAACAGGCGACAGGTTGGACACTTATTATTACTATGTGCTTTCATCGCTTTTAGATGCAGTTATGAATAGCGGTAAAATAAATTATCTCAATATTCAATAAGTTTTAGTAAAAGAAAGTTTTTACCAAATTTAAGAATAAAAACTTGCAAAAATACATCTACCAAAATATTAAAATTCCTGTTTGGAGATGGTTTTTTATGCTTTCTAAATTTGTTTTAATTTTATGCTTAGTTTTACCTGCTTATACAAACTATAAAACAATAGAAGTAAACATAGATGTTGCTATTGATGATTTATATTATCAAGATAAAATTATTCGTGATATTGGCTCAAATAATTTACTAGAAGTTGCTTGCAAGTCAAACCAAGCTAAAGAATTGGTAATATAGGCTTTAGCAAAAGTCTTAAAAGATAAAAAGTTACTCACTTATCAAAAAGAAATTAGATATAAAACCTACTATCAAGCGGTTTATCTATTAGGTGAGCTAAAAGCTATTACCGCATTAGATTTACTAGTAAATAATTTAGATTACACAATTGATCAAAATAGCATTACAGAAAACTACTATCCTGCTTTAGATGCAATAGTAAAAATAGGTGATGTGGCAGTCCCCAAATTAGCAAGAAGTTTAT
Coding sequences:
- a CDS encoding 4Fe-4S dicluster domain-containing protein; this translates as MVELYTVAFPRLLKRMFQEYEKEGKIFDLPKSKFYYPDSKLDFSVSLHDLMAGTPVGPAAGPQSQLAQNIVLSWLAGSRIIELKTVQINDELKIPRPCIDATNVGYNVEWSQELKLPVSLQEYVAGSMLIEILRRANIIDGTSGAAGETIYDMSVGYDLAGIKSEQVCAWMEQMRNASKIIEQLREQIPAEFSEFRDIDFNSQISNSITLSTFHGCPANEIEKIVEFLLDELNVHTIIKMNPTLLGKEAVEHLLHDVMGYQEISVTQEAFDKDLQFDQALEICDRLGKIAARKGKKLGAKFSNTLVVRNHRSFFSDKEMYLSGAPLHIITSNLVKKFRAEVGPDFPISFSAGIEQHNFPDAVAQGFVPVTTCTDLLRPGGYGRLPAYLKRLGQQMQTLGVDNIGDYVIKAENHGLKAIETEVLNLSEKLGDSWQQFSSEQQDLINNWTKNLFKLAENKLTETSVNGSLKQLFAEEVSAFTTKLESSQPTMVSSLLPLMSGLYQSIVSRAAWLNTQTIVPRLTTDIRYTKQKNSAIPKKIGSQLWLYDCINCDKCIPVCPNDANFVYELKPLETQGTLYQIDREIISSTTSRTLKITKTHQIGNFADFCNECGNCDVFCPEDGGPYIEKPRFFGWLETMRLHSKHDGCYFERDEKEDKVYGRFAGQDYLLTVARAENKANFTNGKLALVFDKETGNCEKVEKLADAQTGDRLDTYYYYVLSSLLDAVMNSGKINYLNIQ